From Microplitis mediator isolate UGA2020A chromosome 11, iyMicMedi2.1, whole genome shotgun sequence, one genomic window encodes:
- the LOC130676992 gene encoding uncharacterized protein LOC130676992, producing MPAVNAAPAAHIINAKIRKGNNNDPIAQSTTLGWIIYGSVDTATSKLTAYGHHVTVDDQLQDLLSKFWYQEEPQTEFAIHYNEDEEKCEQHFVNTHYRQTDGRYVVRLPLKSPPSQLGDSLRAAQYALLRLRKRLDNDPIYKKLYYDFLKEYEDLGHMRRVKLKDLPPNSYMLPHHGVLKEQSSTTKLRVVFNGSWKTTSGVSINEILHVGPKIQVDISDVLIRIRCHRYLFATDVTKMFRQIAVDKEDHHLQCILWFDEDDIPIVFALATVTYGTTSAPYLAGRALLQLDEDEGNKFPKAVEPLTNTRYVDDIYGGADELAEAIEVALDTKNMCAAGCFPLAKWASNSTELLSQVAPVETQEDTPRELGDTTVKVLGLTWNSTQDKFQFGYSLPEASPTTKRTILSEIARLFDSLGFLAPIIVRAKMFMQKLWLQNFDWDATLSPLLLQEWNLFRDELQQISKIQIPRWNHIRTGVPIELHGFSDASQLAMAAVIYLKVTDATGSSNISLVCAKTQVAPLKPISIPRMELNAAVLLAQLVLYIKNVLKLENVPIFMWTDSAVSLTWIRNNPARWKVYIRNRVTKVQESLPSVNWDFVPGKLNPADCASRGLTAAKLEQHSLWWTGPKWLSQSKENWPSFDIPTQTVSHLEERPGLVFTIFKADSHPLHTLLDKFSKLSPLLRTLGICLRAIAQFKKVPQSTLATPLSTVDLELAKTLLIKYTQSQYYSQELKLLKDGDSLQRNHHLAKLIPYVDYNGVLRVGGRLKNSLLDDDQKNPAILPRSSRLSTLLIEHSHQKTFHGGTQFPIQNIP from the coding sequence ATGCCAGCGGTAAATGCAGCACCAGCTGCACACATAATCAACGCTAAAATAAGGAAGGGTAATAACAATGACCCAATCGCTCAGTCAACGACGCTTGGCTGGATCATCTATGGATCTGTGGACACCGCTACATCAAAATTGACAGCTTATGGTCATCATGTCACTGTTGATGATCAATTACAAGACTTGCTGAGCAAGTTTTGGTACCAAGAAGAACCACAGACAGAATTTgctatacactacaatgaagATGAAGAAAAGTGTGAACAACACTTTGTCAATACACACTACAGACAGACTGATGGTCGATATGTCGTTCGCTTGCCGCTTAAATCTCCTCCAAGTCAACTGGGTGACTCGCTACGAGCTGCACAATACGCTTTACTACGTCTTCGCAAACGTCTGGATAATGATCCAATCTACAAGAAGTTATACTACGACTTCTTGAAAGAATATGAAGACTTGGGACACATGAGACGCGTAAAATTAAAGGATTTACCACCAAACAGCTACATGTTGCCTCATCATGGGGTTCTTAAAGAACAGAGCAGTACCACCAAGCTCAGGGTGGTATTCAATGGATCATGGAAAACGACATCAGGCGTATCAATTAACGAGATACTCCATGTGGGCCCCAAGATTCAAGTTGACATCAGTGATGTACTGATTCGCATTCGCTGTCACCGCTATCTATTCGCTACTGACGTAACTAAGATGTTTCGTCAGATTGCAGTTGACAAGGAAGATCATCATCTACAGTGCATACTCTGGTTTGACGAGGATGACATCCCAATAGTATTTGCACTCGCTACGGTTACTTATGGAACCACATCAGCTCCATATCTCGCTGGAAGAGCACTTTTACAACTCGATGAAGatgaaggaaataaatttccGAAAGCTGTTGAACCGCTGACAAACACTCGCTACGTTGATGACATCTATGGAGGCGCAGATGAACTCGCTGAGGCAATTGAAGTTGCTCTcgatacaaaaaatatgtgtgCCGCAGGATGCTTCCCGCTTGCAAAATGGGCAAGTAATTCAACAGAATTACTGTCTCAAGTCGCTCCAGTCGAAACCCAAGAAGATACACCACGAGAACTTGGGGATACTACAGTAAAAGTGCTCGGGTTAACCTGGAATTCTACTCAAGATAAATTCCAATTCGGTTATTCGCTACCAGAAGCATCTCCAACTACTAAACGCACAATTTTATCTGAAATAGCTCGCTTGTTCGACTCGCTTGGGTTTTTGGCACCTATCATCGTAAGAGCCAAGATGTTCATGCAGAAGCTATGGCTGCAGAACTTCGATTGGGATGCTACGCTATCACCGTTGCTTCTTCAAGAGTGGAACTTGTTTCGAGATGAACTACAGCAGATCTCGAAGATTCAGATACCTCGCTGGAATCATATAAGAACTGGTGTACCGATTGAATTACATGGATTCTCTGACGCTTCTCAACTCGCTATGGCTGCTGTCATCTACTTAAAGGTTACTGACGCTACAGGAAGCTCCAATATTTCGCTAGTGTGTGCCAAAACACAAGTTGCACCACTGAAACCAATTTCAATACCAAGAATGGAGCTCAACGCCGCTGTCTTACTCGCTCAACTGGTACTCTACATCAAGAATGTCTTGAAGCTTGAAAATGTACCAATTTTCATGTGGACAGACTCCGCTGTATCCTTAACGTGGATACGAAACAACCCCGCTAGATGGAAAGTCTACATTCGCAACAGAGTTACCAAGGTTCAGGAATCGCTACCAAGTGTCAACTGGGATTTTGTTCCTGGAAAACTCAACCCAGCTGACTGCGCTTCAAGAGGTTTAACAGCAGCTAAACTGGAACAGCATTCGCTATGGTGGACGGGACCTAAGTGGCTCAGTCAATCAAAAGAAAACTGGCCATCTTTTGACATCCCTACTCAGACGGTATCACATCTTGAAGAACGTCCAGGTCTGGTTTTTACCATCTTCAAGGCAGATTCACACCCGCTACATACGCTATTGGACAAATTCTCTAAGTTGTCACCACTACTTCGCACGCTTGGAATCTGCCTACGTGCCATCgctcaatttaaaaaagtgcCACAGTCCACACTGGCCACACCACTATCTACAGTCGACCTGGAACTCGCTAAAACTTTGCTGATCAAGTATACACAAAGTCAGTACTATTCGCAAGAGCTGAAACTACTGAAAGATGGTGATTCTCTACAACGAAATCATCATCTCGCTAAATTGATTCCCTACGTCGACTACAATGGAGTACTCAGAGTCGGCGGTCGCTTGAAGAATTCGCTACTGGATGATGATCAGAAAAATCCAGCTATTTTACCAAGATCATCACGCTTAAGTACGCTACTCATAGAACATTCGCATCAAAAAACATTCCATGGGGGAACTCAATTCCCTATCCAAAacatcccatag
- the LOC130676993 gene encoding uncharacterized protein LOC130676993, giving the protein MRLLTHSNGFYGMFWIGLTLADLRRSVWMEGGRVSVRSQILRCVVCTRHRGVRAQQLMGQLPSARVRPSKVFLHTGIDYAGPVTLKTFQGRGAKTYKGWIAVFVCLATSAIHIEIVTDYSTDAFVAAFRRFTSRRGACSTLYSDCGTNFVGADATLKREFAAGSRQLRELQYLLATDGTDWKFNPPSAPHFGGKWEAAVKSIKFHLIRTIGESLLTYDQLATVLTQIEAVLNSRPIAPLSEDPADLTALTPGHFLIGEPLIAVLGPSLLENNTATLSRWQQLQQMFQTFWTRWSSEYLQRHQSISKWHHPSNIIKVGSLVLLTDERFLPSKWPLARVLALHPTRDGLTRVVTLKTATTELVRPIAKLCVLPVHSPDDNPVDTVASAGENVQSRANSLPPENAEPHQ; this is encoded by the coding sequence atgcggCTTTTGACCCATTCtaatggattctatgggatgtTTTGGATAGGGTTGACTCTCGCTGATCTACGGAGATCTGTCTGGATGGAAGGTGGGCGTGTTTCAGTCAGGTCTCAAATTCTTCGCTGCGTCGTGTGCACGAGACATAGAGGTGTTCGTGCACAACAACTAATGGGACAATTGCCATCCGCTCGTGTAAGACCATCGAAAGTATTCTTACACACGGGAATAGACTACGCTGGGCCAGTAACACTGAAGACATTTCAAGGTCGAGGTGCGAAAACCTATAAAGGTTGGATCGCTGTTTTTGTATGTCTCGCTACATCCGCTATACACATTGAAATTGTCACCGACTATTCTACTGACGCTTTCGTCGCAGCATTCAGAAGATTTACTAGTAGGAGAGGCGCCTGCAGTACCCTATACTCGGACTGTGGTACAAATTTTGTAGGAGCAGACGCTACGCTAAAGAGAGAATTCGCAGCAGGATCGAGACAGCTACGGGAACTTCAGTATTTACTCGCTACAGATGGCACAGACTGGAAGTTCAACCCGCCAAGTGCTCCCCACTTTGGTGGCAAGTGGGAAGCAGCCGTCAAGTCAATCAAGTTCCATCTTATTCGAACTATTGGTGAATCGCTATTGACTTACGACCAACTCGCTACAGTGCTAACACAGATTGAAGCTGTGCTCAATTCAAGACCGATCGCTCCGCTATCCGAAGATCCTGCAGACTTAACCGCTTTGACTCCTGGACACTTTCTCATCGGTGAACCGCTAATCGCTGTACTAGGACCGTCATTACTGGAAAACAATACCGCTACGTTGTCACGCTGGCAACAATTACAACAAATGTTCCAGACATTTTGGACTAGATGGTCGTCTGAGTACTTACAACGACATCAATCAATCTCTAAGTGGCATCATCCATCTAATATCATCAAAGTGGGCTCATTAGTCCTGCTGACTGATGAGAGGTTCCTGCCATCAAAATGGCCACTCGCTAGAGTACTCGCACTACATCCAACACGAGATGGGTTGACTCGAGTAGTCACCCTGAAGACCGCTACCACGGAACTTGTTCGACCAATCGCTAAACTGTGCGTGCTGCCAGTTCACTCTCCAGATGACAATCCTGTCGACACCGTCGCCAGCGCTGGGGAGAATGTTCAGTCAAGAGCAAACTCGCTACCACCTGAGAACGCCGAGCCTCACCAATAG